A section of the Adhaeribacter arboris genome encodes:
- a CDS encoding helix-turn-helix transcriptional regulator, with amino-acid sequence MPELNLRIHNLLERQRRYRQYLQQELILPTNTSDSSLLLWILFWRNSTGNRSQAGRYFFGVEQLAEQLHLSRSHLHRKLKVLVGLPPGMLSATTAFSGLPIICGKD; translated from the coding sequence GTGCCGGAGCTAAACTTACGCATTCATAACCTGCTCGAACGGCAGCGCCGCTACCGGCAATACCTGCAGCAAGAATTAATTCTTCCCACCAATACATCAGATAGCTCCCTGCTCCTCTGGATCCTTTTCTGGCGAAACTCTACCGGTAATAGAAGCCAGGCTGGACGATACTTCTTTGGGGTAGAACAATTGGCCGAGCAACTCCACCTGAGTCGGTCACACCTACACCGCAAGCTCAAAGTGCTGGTGGGATTGCCCCCGGGGATGTTATCCGCAACTACCGCCTTCAGCGGGCTACCCATTATTTGCGGGAAGGACTGA